One region of Acropora muricata isolate sample 2 chromosome 13, ASM3666990v1, whole genome shotgun sequence genomic DNA includes:
- the LOC136896190 gene encoding uncharacterized protein isoform X3, which produces MEAFLLGSSELSRHAVCEGKDSLCQAGLVCRQTKAFTVQGQTFPVNQCVAHDEVIDVESVNMDAENDVFNVLAKHKRLIPGLLEECQTESDCPAKFCCVNFIKKCLPKLPRGALCATQILHGCPCQDGLECQPKGTITLPKIEIPVPQMKCEPSSV; this is translated from the exons GGAAGTTCTGAGCTTTCCAGGCATGCAGTGTGCGAGGGGAAG GATAGTCTCTGTCAAGCTGGATTGGTTTGTAGGCAGACCAAGGCCTTTACAGTCCAAGGACAGACTTTCCCTGTGAACCAATGTGTGGCACACGATGAAGTGATTGACGTCGAATCAGTGAACATGGACGCAGAAAATGACGTATTCAACGTCTTGGCCAAACACAAACGCTTAATTCCCGGATTACTTGAG GAATGTCAGACAGAAAGTGATTGCCCCGCCAAGTTTTGCTGCGTTAATTTTATCAAAAAGTGCTTGCCAAAACTGCCAAGAGGAGCCCTTTGTGCTACACAG ATACTCCACGGCTGTCCTTGTCAGGATGGACTTGAATGCCAGCCAAAAGGAACTATCACGCTTCCCAAAATCGAAATTCCAGTTCCACAAATGAAATGCGAGCCATCATCTGTATGA
- the LOC136896190 gene encoding uncharacterized protein isoform X1: MFLIFSFSLFISLCLGSSELSRHAVCEGKDSLCQAGLVCRQTKAFTVQGQTFPVNQCVAHDEVIDVESVNMDAENDVFNVLAKHKRLIPGLLEECQTESDCPAKFCCVNFIKKCLPKLPRGALCATQILHGCPCQDGLECQPKGTITLPKIEIPVPQMKCEPSSV, from the exons CTTTTTATCTCTCTATGCCTG GGAAGTTCTGAGCTTTCCAGGCATGCAGTGTGCGAGGGGAAG GATAGTCTCTGTCAAGCTGGATTGGTTTGTAGGCAGACCAAGGCCTTTACAGTCCAAGGACAGACTTTCCCTGTGAACCAATGTGTGGCACACGATGAAGTGATTGACGTCGAATCAGTGAACATGGACGCAGAAAATGACGTATTCAACGTCTTGGCCAAACACAAACGCTTAATTCCCGGATTACTTGAG GAATGTCAGACAGAAAGTGATTGCCCCGCCAAGTTTTGCTGCGTTAATTTTATCAAAAAGTGCTTGCCAAAACTGCCAAGAGGAGCCCTTTGTGCTACACAG ATACTCCACGGCTGTCCTTGTCAGGATGGACTTGAATGCCAGCCAAAAGGAACTATCACGCTTCCCAAAATCGAAATTCCAGTTCCACAAATGAAATGCGAGCCATCATCTGTATGA